From the Nocardiopsis changdeensis genome, one window contains:
- a CDS encoding class I SAM-dependent methyltransferase — protein MTDYDDPYRISGRYLDIMIRTWWDHHAQTVAAALRELPPGSGPVVDAGAGGGQGTRLIARTLPATPVLAVEPSPVLAAVLLSRVADDPGLRERVTVDTDDLLAAHLPERIGGMVMANLIGHFGPHERDRLWEDLAPRLAPGAFVLLNLPAPTEPRPVEQSPMSEVRVGERAYVGWARAEPAGPERLTWHMTYQTRHGDRVLSSDEVHYDWWTVSETALRAETAPHGLTATPHGPAEAGLYKILRQG, from the coding sequence GTGACCGACTACGACGACCCCTACCGGATCTCCGGCCGCTACCTGGACATCATGATCCGCACCTGGTGGGACCACCACGCACAGACCGTCGCCGCGGCCCTGCGCGAACTGCCCCCCGGCTCCGGGCCCGTCGTGGACGCGGGCGCGGGCGGCGGACAGGGCACCCGCCTCATCGCCCGCACCCTGCCCGCGACCCCCGTCCTGGCCGTGGAACCCTCCCCCGTCCTGGCCGCGGTCCTGCTCTCCCGCGTCGCCGACGACCCCGGCCTGCGGGAGCGGGTCACCGTGGACACCGACGACCTGCTCGCCGCCCACCTGCCCGAACGCATCGGCGGCATGGTCATGGCCAACCTCATCGGCCACTTCGGCCCCCACGAACGCGACCGCCTCTGGGAGGACCTGGCCCCGCGCCTGGCACCGGGCGCCTTCGTCCTGCTCAACCTGCCCGCACCCACCGAACCCCGGCCGGTGGAACAATCCCCGATGAGCGAGGTGCGCGTGGGCGAACGCGCCTACGTCGGCTGGGCACGCGCCGAACCCGCCGGCCCCGAACGCCTCACCTGGCACATGACCTACCAGACCCGCCACGGCGACCGCGTCCTGTCCTCCGACGAGGTCCACTACGACTGGTGGACCGTCTCCGAGACCGCCCTGCGCGCCGAGACCGCACCCCACGGCCTGACCGCCACCCCCCACGGCCCCGCCGAAGCCGGCCTGTACAAGATCCTGCGGCAGGGCTGA
- a CDS encoding 2,3-dihydro-2,3-dihydroxybenzoate dehydrogenase: protein MTGAAGGIGSAVVRRLAGAGHRVAAADVAGPTARRLAAGLSRSGLPVTGHAVDVTDEAAVDALVDAVERDQGPLDVLVNVAGILRWGPVTEFSSQDWRAVFDVNALGAFHVCRAAARRMAPRGRGAIVTVGSDAGTVPRTGMAAYAASKAAAAHFTRCLGLELAPHGVRCNAVSPGATDTEMSSARWGGWEGTHPAVAGVPGQFRVGIPLGRPARPEDVADAVAFLCSPEASHITMHDLRVDGGAGLGS from the coding sequence GTGACCGGGGCGGCCGGCGGCATCGGGAGCGCCGTGGTCCGCCGCCTCGCCGGGGCGGGGCACCGGGTGGCCGCCGCGGACGTGGCCGGCCCCACCGCCCGCAGGCTCGCCGCCGGGCTCTCCCGCTCCGGTCTCCCCGTCACCGGCCACGCGGTCGACGTCACCGACGAGGCCGCCGTCGACGCCCTCGTGGACGCGGTCGAACGCGACCAGGGGCCCCTGGACGTCCTCGTCAACGTCGCCGGGATCCTGCGCTGGGGCCCCGTCACGGAGTTCTCCTCGCAGGACTGGCGGGCGGTCTTCGACGTCAACGCCCTGGGCGCCTTCCACGTCTGCCGCGCCGCCGCCCGGAGGATGGCGCCGCGCGGCCGGGGCGCGATCGTCACGGTCGGATCGGACGCCGGGACGGTGCCCCGCACGGGCATGGCCGCGTACGCGGCCTCCAAGGCGGCGGCCGCCCACTTCACCCGCTGCCTCGGCCTGGAGCTGGCCCCGCACGGGGTCCGGTGCAACGCGGTGTCCCCCGGGGCGACCGACACCGAGATGAGCAGCGCCCGCTGGGGCGGCTGGGAGGGGACCCACCCCGCGGTGGCCGGCGTGCCCGGGCAGTTCCGGGTGGGGATCCCCCTGGGGCGGCCGGCCCGGCCGGAGGACGTCGCCGACGCCGTCGCCTTCCTCTGCTCGCCCGAGGCCTCCCACATCACCATGCACGACCTGCGCGTGGACGGCGGAGCCGGACTCGGCTCCTGA
- a CDS encoding AfsR/SARP family transcriptional regulator: MTVEISVLGDIQTRIDGRAVDLGHGRRQSVFVGLLADVNRTVPVDRLIDRVWGHVPPDGARSSLYSYVSRLRTALSAAGDDAAVGRRPGGYVLSLSRDALDTVDLHRFRRLAARARDAPTEHASLPLLEEALALWRADAFGTLDGPWVNEFRESLRLERLRAELDRNELLLRQGRQAERLGDLLSLARAHPLDERLIGQLMLALYREGRAAQALEHYDRIRGALSEELGADPGAELRDLHLKILNTDPALDAPSPAAALSAVRSSSAVEPPPVPLPSQLPAPPPLLAGRGRELAALDTARTPGAAPVTVISGLGGVGKTSLALRWAHDNLDRFPDGQLYVNLHGSSPSTSATGPESAVHDFLIALGMDKKAIPDSTEAQVGLYRSLLAGKRMLILLDNARDAEQVRPLIPGSPSCIVLVTSRNRLSGLVATEGARSVGLGPLTPAEARRLLAARIGERRTAAEPEAVESIISGCGRFPLALAVAAARAAGDAHLPLAELASELREAETRLDALDTGDLNTSLRGVLDTSHRALPGAAARLLGLLSLLPGQDIGLTAVAALSGHTPSRTRTLLRTLEAAHLVQQPVPGRYDLHDLVRLHGGERAEEDLSEEDRSEALRSLVDFHVHTAATANHLLGPHEIPSSVAEREPSGGHPLALRLASDGEAMEWFTTERSRLLAVIRLASDLGLHRQAWRLCWDAHLYFRRTGRVEDFIGLSRTGLDAASRLDDGSAPSLKALMQRTLASTMLMAGRPGEEPLRLLADSLGHFEDIGDLLNQGHTHQVLLLAALLDGDREASLEHGEKSLELYRSVGNTLWVCGALNNLGWVLAASFGEYERALACCRESLEGSRALGYRAGEAASLDSLGNIAVLSGRHSEAIEHYHQAIRVYRALKDAFEEANTLSGIAEAHHALGETEAARGAWLRALDLYRIQHRTEQVRETEERLRASS; this comes from the coding sequence TTGACGGTCGAGATCTCCGTACTCGGCGACATCCAGACGCGGATCGACGGGCGCGCCGTCGACCTGGGACACGGGCGGCGGCAGTCCGTGTTCGTCGGACTGCTGGCCGATGTCAACCGCACGGTCCCGGTGGACCGGCTCATCGACCGGGTCTGGGGGCACGTGCCGCCCGACGGGGCGCGGTCCTCGCTCTACAGCTACGTCTCCCGGCTGCGCACCGCCCTGTCCGCGGCCGGGGACGACGCGGCGGTCGGCCGCCGCCCGGGCGGCTACGTCCTCTCCCTGAGCCGGGACGCCCTCGACACCGTCGACCTGCACCGCTTCCGCCGGCTCGCCGCCCGGGCGCGGGACGCCCCGACCGAGCACGCCTCCCTGCCCCTCCTGGAGGAGGCGCTCGCCCTGTGGCGGGCCGACGCCTTCGGCACCCTGGACGGCCCCTGGGTCAACGAGTTCCGGGAGAGCCTGCGATTGGAGCGCCTGCGGGCGGAACTGGACCGCAACGAGCTGCTGCTGCGCCAGGGCAGGCAGGCCGAACGCCTCGGCGACCTGCTCTCCCTGGCCCGGGCGCACCCGCTCGACGAACGGCTGATCGGCCAGCTCATGCTCGCGCTGTACCGGGAGGGGCGGGCCGCGCAGGCGCTGGAGCACTACGACCGCATCCGCGGCGCGCTGTCCGAAGAACTGGGCGCCGACCCCGGGGCCGAACTCCGGGACCTCCACCTGAAGATCCTCAACACCGACCCGGCACTGGACGCCCCGTCCCCGGCGGCGGCCCTCTCCGCCGTCCGTTCGTCCTCTGCGGTGGAGCCCCCTCCCGTCCCCCTGCCGAGCCAGCTCCCCGCGCCGCCGCCGCTGCTGGCGGGCCGCGGCAGGGAACTCGCCGCGCTCGACACCGCCCGGACACCGGGCGCGGCACCGGTCACCGTGATCTCCGGCCTCGGAGGCGTCGGCAAGACCTCGCTGGCCCTGCGGTGGGCGCACGACAACCTCGACCGGTTCCCCGACGGCCAGCTCTACGTGAACCTGCACGGCTCCTCCCCCAGCACCTCCGCCACCGGGCCGGAGTCCGCGGTCCACGACTTCCTCATCGCCCTCGGAATGGACAAGAAGGCCATCCCCGACAGCACCGAGGCACAGGTCGGCCTGTACCGCAGCCTCCTGGCCGGCAAGCGGATGCTGATCCTGCTCGACAACGCACGCGACGCCGAGCAGGTGCGCCCCCTGATCCCCGGCTCCCCCTCGTGCATCGTCCTGGTCACCAGCCGCAACCGGCTCAGCGGCCTGGTCGCCACCGAGGGGGCCCGCTCCGTCGGGCTGGGCCCGCTCACCCCGGCCGAAGCCCGTCGGCTGCTCGCCGCCCGGATCGGAGAGCGCCGTACGGCGGCGGAACCCGAGGCCGTGGAGTCCATCATCTCCGGCTGCGGACGTTTCCCCCTGGCCCTGGCCGTCGCCGCGGCCCGCGCCGCGGGCGACGCGCACCTGCCGCTCGCCGAACTCGCCTCCGAACTGCGGGAGGCGGAGACTCGGCTGGACGCCCTGGACACCGGCGATCTGAACACCTCCCTGCGCGGTGTCCTGGACACCTCCCACCGGGCGCTGCCCGGCGCGGCGGCACGCCTGCTCGGCCTGCTCAGCCTGCTCCCGGGACAGGACATCGGGCTGACCGCCGTCGCGGCGCTGTCCGGGCACACGCCCTCGCGCACCCGGACCCTGCTGCGCACCCTGGAGGCGGCCCACCTCGTCCAACAGCCGGTGCCCGGGCGCTACGATCTGCACGACCTCGTCCGCCTGCACGGCGGGGAGAGGGCCGAGGAGGACCTGTCGGAGGAGGACCGCAGCGAGGCACTGCGGTCGTTGGTGGACTTCCACGTCCACACCGCGGCCACCGCGAACCACCTCTTGGGCCCGCATGAGATCCCCTCGTCCGTCGCGGAGAGGGAGCCGTCCGGCGGACACCCCCTCGCGCTCCGGCTGGCGAGCGATGGCGAGGCCATGGAATGGTTCACCACGGAACGCTCCCGGCTCCTCGCGGTGATCCGGCTCGCCTCGGACCTGGGCCTGCACCGCCAGGCCTGGCGGTTGTGCTGGGACGCGCACCTGTACTTCCGACGCACCGGCCGTGTCGAGGACTTCATCGGGCTCAGCCGCACCGGCCTCGACGCCGCTTCCCGGCTGGACGACGGAAGCGCCCCGTCGCTGAAGGCCCTGATGCAGAGGACCCTGGCCTCCACCATGCTCATGGCCGGCCGGCCCGGTGAGGAGCCCCTCCGGCTCCTCGCGGACTCCCTCGGCCATTTCGAGGACATCGGCGACCTGCTCAACCAGGGGCACACGCACCAGGTGCTCCTGCTGGCCGCGCTCCTCGACGGGGACAGGGAGGCGTCGCTGGAGCACGGGGAGAAGTCCCTGGAGCTGTATCGGAGTGTCGGCAACACGCTGTGGGTGTGCGGAGCCCTCAACAACCTGGGCTGGGTCCTGGCTGCCTCGTTCGGCGAGTACGAACGCGCCCTCGCATGCTGCCGGGAGTCGCTGGAGGGATCGCGGGCACTCGGCTACAGAGCGGGTGAGGCGGCCTCCCTGGACAGCCTCGGCAACATCGCCGTGCTGTCCGGCCGCCACTCCGAGGCCATCGAGCACTACCACCAGGCGATCCGGGTCTACCGGGCCCTGAAGGACGCCTTCGAGGAGGCGAACACGCTCAGCGGTATCGCCGAGGCCCACCACGCCCTCGGCGAGACGGAGGCCGCCCGCGGGGCCTGGCTGCGGGCCCTGGACCTCTACCGCATCCAGCACCGGACGGAACAGGTGCGGGAGACCGAGGAGAGGCTCCGCGCCTCGTCCTGA
- a CDS encoding isochorismatase family protein produces the protein MSLPAITSYPMPAESDLPEPRMDWALDPDRCVLLVHDMQRYFLGAFDEGAEPVPELLSNIALLREACVERGVPRVYTAQPGAQRPDDRGLLRDLWGEGLRDDPAHTGLVVPFDAERGDLHLTKWRYSAFVRTDLEGLLRRSGRDQLVVCGVYAHIGVLMTACDAFMRDIRTFIAADAVADFSADDHAMALSYAARRCAGVVTAKQVLAALAA, from the coding sequence GTGTCCCTGCCCGCCATCACCTCCTACCCGATGCCCGCCGAGTCCGACCTGCCCGAGCCCCGGATGGACTGGGCGCTCGACCCCGACCGGTGCGTCCTGCTGGTCCACGACATGCAGCGGTACTTCCTCGGCGCGTTCGACGAGGGCGCCGAGCCGGTGCCCGAGCTGCTCTCCAACATCGCCCTGCTCCGCGAGGCCTGCGTGGAACGCGGGGTCCCCCGGGTCTACACCGCCCAGCCCGGCGCGCAGAGACCGGACGACCGGGGCCTGCTGCGGGACCTGTGGGGCGAGGGGTTGCGCGACGACCCGGCGCACACCGGCCTCGTGGTCCCCTTCGACGCGGAGCGGGGGGACCTGCACCTCACGAAGTGGCGGTACAGCGCCTTCGTCCGCACGGACCTGGAGGGGCTGCTCCGCAGGTCGGGCCGGGACCAGCTCGTCGTCTGCGGCGTGTACGCCCACATCGGGGTGCTGATGACCGCCTGCGACGCCTTCATGCGCGACATCCGGACGTTCATCGCGGCCGACGCGGTCGCCGACTTCTCCGCCGACGACCACGCGATGGCCCTGTCCTACGCGGCACGCCGGTGCGCCGGCGTGGTGACCGCGAAGCAGGTCCTGGCCGCGCTGGCCGCCTGA
- a CDS encoding Fur family transcriptional regulator, translating into MGAGSRYDGEVLAALRRGDRFRSCQEVHALIADARGGPQRPPSLSTVYRTLHRLAREGEVDTIHSEDGERLYRRCATSSHHHLLCRVCGRAQEVPHARELRTVLTRVERLTGFTGLAYSLEFAGVCPDCA; encoded by the coding sequence ATGGGTGCGGGGTCCAGGTACGACGGCGAGGTCCTGGCCGCGCTGCGGCGGGGCGACCGGTTCCGCAGCTGCCAGGAGGTCCACGCCCTGATCGCGGACGCCCGCGGCGGCCCGCAGCGCCCGCCCAGCCTGTCCACCGTGTACCGGACCCTGCACCGGCTGGCGAGGGAGGGCGAGGTCGACACCATCCACTCCGAGGACGGCGAGCGCCTCTACCGCCGGTGCGCCACGTCCTCCCACCACCACCTGCTCTGCCGCGTCTGCGGGCGCGCGCAGGAGGTCCCGCACGCGCGGGAGCTGCGCACGGTGCTCACCCGGGTCGAGCGGCTGACCGGTTTCACCGGGCTCGCCTACTCGCTGGAGTTCGCGGGGGTGTGCCCTGACTGCGCGTGA